A stretch of the Pseudalkalibacillus hwajinpoensis genome encodes the following:
- the thrC gene encoding threonine synthase produces MSWNGLIKQYKEYLPLTEETPQLTLNEGNTPLLKLDQLSNELGISLHVKIEGANPTGSFKDRGMVMAVAKAKEEGSDAIICASTGNTAAAAAAYGARAGLRCIIVIPKGKVALGKLAQAMIYGAEIFEIDGNFDEALRMVRDIAETEPIALVNSVNPYRLEGQKTAAFEVCDQLGEAPDVLAIPVGNAGNISAYWKGFKEYVSEDSRPQMRGFEAEGSAAIVQKKIIPNPETIATAIRIGNPASWHLAEEAVIESKGKIDSVTDDEILHAYQELAKKEGVFAEPASCASVAGVMKQVASGEIKKGSKVVAVLTGNGLKDPSTAMDLVVAKPRVVAADKTQFLEELKGCVSQ; encoded by the coding sequence ATGAGCTGGAATGGTTTGATTAAGCAATATAAAGAATATTTACCTCTAACAGAGGAGACACCTCAGCTCACGCTAAATGAGGGGAATACACCACTGCTAAAGCTTGATCAGCTTTCAAACGAACTAGGTATTTCTCTTCATGTGAAAATTGAAGGAGCAAATCCGACTGGCTCATTTAAAGATCGTGGCATGGTAATGGCTGTGGCTAAGGCGAAGGAAGAAGGTAGTGACGCCATTATATGTGCTTCTACAGGAAACACAGCAGCTGCGGCTGCAGCTTATGGGGCAAGAGCAGGCTTACGCTGCATTATCGTTATACCTAAGGGGAAAGTAGCGCTAGGTAAGCTTGCCCAAGCCATGATTTATGGCGCAGAAATTTTTGAGATCGATGGGAATTTTGATGAAGCGCTTAGAATGGTGCGCGATATTGCGGAGACTGAGCCTATTGCTCTTGTTAACTCTGTTAATCCTTACCGATTAGAAGGTCAAAAGACAGCGGCTTTTGAAGTATGTGATCAGCTTGGGGAAGCGCCAGATGTGCTTGCGATTCCAGTTGGGAATGCTGGGAACATTTCTGCATATTGGAAAGGGTTTAAAGAATATGTCTCAGAAGATAGTCGACCGCAAATGCGTGGATTTGAGGCTGAGGGGTCCGCTGCGATCGTTCAAAAGAAAATCATTCCAAATCCAGAGACAATCGCTACAGCCATTCGTATTGGGAATCCAGCGAGTTGGCATCTTGCAGAAGAAGCTGTGATTGAATCGAAAGGTAAAATCGATAGCGTAACAGATGATGAAATTTTGCATGCGTATCAAGAGCTTGCCAAAAAGGAAGGCGTTTTTGCTGAACCAGCTTCGTGTGCTTCGGTAGCTGGAGTAATGAAGCAGGTTGCCTCAGGAGAGATTAAGAAGGGATCAAAGGTTGTTGCCGTATTAACGGGGAATGGATTGAAAGATCCTTCCACTGCAATGGACCTTGTTGTTGCAAAACCACGTGTTGTTGCAGCAGATAAAACACAGTTTCTTGAGGAGCTCAAGGGATGTGTGAGCCAGTGA